From Bos mutus isolate GX-2022 chromosome 5, NWIPB_WYAK_1.1, whole genome shotgun sequence, one genomic window encodes:
- the GPR162 gene encoding LOW QUALITY PROTEIN: probable G-protein coupled receptor 162 (The sequence of the model RefSeq protein was modified relative to this genomic sequence to represent the inferred CDS: inserted 1 base in 1 codon) — protein MARGGAGAEEASLRSNALSWLACGLLALLANAWIILSISAKQQKHKPLELLLCFLAGTHILMAAVPLTTFAVVQLRRQASSDYDWNESICKVFVSTYYTLALATCFTVASLSYHRMWMVRWPVNYRLSNAKKQALHAVMGIWMVSFILSTLPSIGWHNNGERYYARGCQFIVSKIGLGFGVCFSLLLLGGIVMGLVCVAITFYQTLWARPRRARQARRAGGGGGARGGGPGXLGTRPAFEVPAIVVEDARGKRRSSLDGSESAKTSLQVTNLVSAIVFLYDSLTGVPILVVSFFSLKSDSAPPWMVLAVLWCSMAQTLLLPSFIWSCERYRADVRTVWEQCVAIMSEEDGEDDGGCDDYADGRVCKVRFDANGATGPGGRDPTQVKLLPGRHMLFPPLERVHYLQVPLSRRLSHDETNIFSTPRAPGSFLHKWSSSDDIRVLPAQSRALGGPPEHLGPRQRLEDEEDEEEAGGGGLATLRQFLEGGVLGSGGGPPRGPGFFREEITTFIDETPLPSPAASPGPSPRRPRPLGVSPRRLSLGSPDSRAIGFPLGLSAGRRCSLTGGEGSTKAWGGSWGPGNPIFPQLTL, from the exons ATGgctcggggcggggcgggggcagagGAGGCCTCCCTCCGCTCGAACGCGCTGTCCTGGCTGGCCTGCGGGCTGCTGGCGCTGCTGGCCAACGCCTGGATCATCCTTAGCATCTCAGCCAAGCAGCAGAAGCACAAGCCACTAGAGCTGCTGCTCTGCTTCCTGGCGGGCACGCACATCCTCATGGCGGCCGTGCCCCTCACCACCTTCGCTGTGGTGCAGCTGCGGCGCCAGGCCTCCTCCGACTATGACTGGAACGAGAGCATCTGCAAGGTCTTCGTGTCCACCTACTACACGCTGGCCCTGGCCACCTGCTTTACCGTGGCCTCCCTCTCCTACCACCGCATGTGGATGGTGCGTTGGCCCGTCAACTACCGCCTCAGCAACGCCAAGAAGCAGGCACTGCACGCCGTCATGGGCATCTGGATGGTCAGCTTCATCCTCTCCACCCTGCCCTCCATCGGCTGGCACAACAATGGCGAGCGCTACTACGCTCGCGGCTGCCAGTTCATTGTCTCCAAGATCGGCCTGGGCTTTGGCGTCTGCTTCAGCCTCCTGCTGCTTGGGGGCATCGTCATGGGGCTGGTCTGTGTGGCCATCACCTTCTACCAGACGCTGTGGGCCCGGCCCCGGAGGGCTCGGCAGGCCCGGagagcggggggtgggggtggggccagggggGGTGGGCCAG GCTTGGGTACCCGTCCAGCCTTCGAGGTGCCAGCCATCGTGGTGGAGGATGCCCGGGGGAAGCGGCGGTCCTCGCTGGATGGCTCTGAGTCAGCCAAGACATCTCTGCAGGTCACCAACTTGGTCAGCGCCATCGTCTTTCTCTATGACTCCCTCACAGGGGTACCCATCTTG GTGGTGAGTTTCTTTTCCCTGAAGTCGGACTCGGCTCCCCCCTGGATGGTGCTCGCTGTGCTGTGGTGCTCCATGGCACAGACGCTGCTGCTGCCGTCCTTCATCTGGTCCTGCGAGCGCTACCGCGCCGACGTGCGCACGGTGTGGGAGCAGTGCGTGGCTATCATGTCCGAGGAAGACGGCGAAGACG ATGGGGGCTGTGATGACTATGCAGATGGCCGAGTGTGCAAAGTTCGCTTTGATGCCAACGGGGCCACAGGGCCAGGGGGCAGGGACCCCACCCAAGTAAAGTTGCTACCTGGACGGCACATGCTCTTTCCCCCTCTCGAGAGGGTCCACTACTTACAG GTACCTCTGTCCCGCCGTCTCTCCCACGATGAGACCAACATCTTCTCTACTCCTCGGgcaccaggctccttcctgcaCAAGTGGTCCTCCTCTGATGACATCCGGGTCCTCCCAGCCCAGAGCCGGGCCCTCGGGGGCCCCCCTGAACACCTGGGACCAAGGCAGAGGTTGGAGGAcgaggaggatgaggaggaggctggaggcgGGGGGCTGGCCACCCTCCGCCAGTTCCTGGAGGGTGGGGTTCTAGGCTCAGGTGGGGGACCCCCACGGGGTCCAGGCTTCTTCCGAGAGGAGATCACCACCTTCATCGATGAGACACCTCTGCCTTCTCCAGCCGCCTCGCCGGGGCCCTCTCCTCGCCGGCCCAGGCCTCTGGGGGTCTCACCCCGCCGACTCTCCCTGGGGTCCCCTGATAGCCGAGCCATTGGATTTCCTTTGGGGCTCAGTGCCGGGCGACGCTGCTCCCTGACAGGAGGCGAAGGGAGCACAAAAGCTTGGGGAGGATCCTGGGGCCCAGGGAACCCCATCTTTCCCCAGCTGACCCTGTGA
- the P3H3 gene encoding prolyl 3-hydroxylase 3: protein MLRPLRWLLLLLLLPPPGSPEPPGLAPPCPGAPPQAPDLLYADGLRAYAAGAWAPAVALLREALRSRAALGRVRRDCGAHCAAEPGVSLPAAPGPDSGPGAWEPLLLRAALRRAECLTQCGARRLGPGGAARLRVGSAVRDAFRRREPYNYLQRAYYQLKKLDLAAAAAHTFFVANPAHLQMREDMAKYRRMSGVRPQSFRDLETPPYWAAFDTGLEHLGRQEAGLALPWLEEALQESLAQVESCRAGCEGPEEQEREAEEEEGTGSQGGLYEAIAGHWTRVLQCRQRCVGDVATRPGRSLPVPDFLPTQLRRLHEAHAQVGNLSQAMENVLSFLLFYPEDEAAKTALDRYQAQLGEPRPGLGPREDIQRFVLRSLGEKRQLYYAVEHLGASFKDPDPWTPAAFIPEALREKLREDQEKRPWDDEPPQPKPLTHWKDVLLMEGVTLTQDARQLNGSERAVLDGLLTPAECGVLLQLAKDAAEAGARSGYRGRRSPHTPHERFEGLTVLKAAQLARAGAVGSQGAQLLLEVSERVRSLTQAYFSPDRPLHLSFTHLVCRSAIEGEQAQRMDLSHPVHADNCVLDPDTGECWREPPAYTYRDYSGLLYLNDDFQGGDLFFTEPNALTVTAQVRPRCGRLVAFSSGVENPHGVWAVTRGRRCALALWHTWAPEHREQEWMEAKELLRGPEKNEGEDVASRDPGPEPPSRRLPRLQDKAGKPPRIREEL, encoded by the exons ATGCTCCGGCCCCTCCGGTGGCTGCTGCTCCTGTTGCTCCTGCCTCCCCCGGGGTCCCCCGAGCCCCCCGGCCTGGCCCCGCCATGCCCAGGGGCGCCTCCCCAGGCCCCCGACTTGCTCTACGCAGACGGGCTGCGCGCCTACGCGGCGGGGGCCTGGGCGCCGGCGGTGGCGCTGCTGCGGGAAGCGCTGCGGAGCCGGGCGGCGCTGGGCCGCGTGCGGCGGGATTGCGGGGCGCACTGCGCGGCCGAGCCGGGGGTCTCGCTCCCCGCCGCCCCGGGGCCCGACTCCGGGCCGGGGGCCTGGGAGCCGCTGCTCCTCCGCGCGGCGCTGCGGCGCGCCGAGTGCCTGACCCAGTGCGGGGCGCGGAGGCTGGGCCCCGGGGGCGCGGCGCGGCTCCGGGTGGGGAGCGCGGTCCGGGACGCCTTCCGCCGGCGGGAGCCCTACAACTACCTGCAGAGGGCTTACTACCAG CTGAAGAAGCTGGACTTGGCAGCAGCCGCTGCGCATACCTTCTTTGTGGCAAACCCAGCACACCTGCAGATGCGGGAGGACATGGCTAAGTACAGACGGATGTCAGGGGTTAGGCCCCAGAGCTTCCGGGACCTGGAGACGCCCCCATACTGG GCAGCCTTTGACACCGGCCTGGAACATCTTGGGCGCCAGGAGGCAGGCCTGGCACTGCCCTGGCTGGAGGAGGCCCTGCAGGAGAGCCTGGCCCAAGTGGAGAGCTGCCGAGCTGGCTGTGAGGGGCCGGAGgaacaggagagggaggcagaggaggaggaggggaccgGGAGCCAGGGGGGCCTGTATGAGGCCATCGCAG GGCACTGGACCCGTGTCCTGCAATGCCGGCAGCGCTGTGTGGGGGATGTGGCCACACGTCCTGGTCGCAGCCTCCCTGTTCCAGACTTCCTTCCCACCCAGCTGAGGCGGCTGCACGAGGCCCACGCTCAGG TGGGGAATCTGTCCCAGGCTATGGAGAATGTCCTGAGCTTCCTGCTCTTCTACCCGGAGGATGAGGCTGCCAAGACAGCTCTGGACCGGTACCAGGCCCAGCTGGGGGAGCCAAGACCTGGCCTCGGGCCCAGAGAG GACATCCAGCGCTTCGTCCTTCGATCCCTGGGGGAGAAGAGACAGCTGTACTATGCCGTGGAGCACCTGGGGGCCAGCTTCAAGGATCCC GACCCCTGGACCCCAGCTGCCTTCATCCCTGAGGCCCTCAGAGAAAAGCTCAG AGAGGATCAGGAGAAGAGGCCGTGGGACGATGAGCCTCCACAACCGAAGCCCCTGACTCACTGGAAGG ATGTCCTCCTCATGGAGGGAGTAACCCTGACCCAGGACGCGAGGCAGCTGAACGGGTCGGAGCGAGCCGTGCTGGACGGGCTGCTCACCCCGGCCGAGTGTGGGGTGCTGCTGCAGCTGGCCAAG GATGCAGCTGAGGCTGGAGCCAGGTCTGGCTATCGGGGTCGCCGCTCCCCACACACCCCCCACGAACGCTTTGAGGGGCTCACGGTGCTCAAGGCCGCACAG CTGGCCCGGGCTGGGGCGGTGGGCAGTCAGGGTGCCCAGCTGCTCCTGGAGGTGAGCGAGCGGGTGCGGAGCCTAACCCAGGCCTACTTCTCCCCCGACCGGCCCCTGCATCTCTCTTTCACCCACCTGGTGTGCCGGAGCGCCATAGAAG GGGAGCAGGCGCAGCGCATGGACCTGAGCCACCCGGTGCACGCCGACAACTGTGTCCTGGACCCTGACACTGGGGAGTGCTGGCGGGAGCCCCCAGCCTACACCTACCGAGACTACAG TGGACTCCTCTACCTCAACGATGACTTCCAGGGCGGGGACCTGTTCTTCACGGAGCCCAACGCCCTCACAGTCACG gcacAGGTTCGTCCTCGCTGCGGCCGCCTCGTGGCCTTCAGCTCAGgcgtggagaatccccacggtGTGTGGGCCGTGACACGCGGGCGGCGCTGTGCCCTGGCACTGTGGCACACCTGGGCCCCTGAGCACAGGGAGCAG GAgtggatggaagccaaagagctGCTGCGGGGGCCAGAGAAGAATGAAGGAGAAGATGTGGCCAGCAGGGACCCCGGCCCAGAACCCCCCAGCCGCAGGCTTCCGCGGCTCCAGGACAAGGCTGGGAAGCCGCCTCGCATTCGAGAGGAGTTGTGA
- the GNB3 gene encoding guanine nucleotide-binding protein G(I)/G(S)/G(T) subunit beta-3 isoform X1, which translates to MWPGAGPPTHTLCPRQETKEPPLKPSTMGEMEQLRQEAEQLKKQIADARKACADTTLAELVSGLEVVGRVQMRTRRTLRGHLAKIYAMHWATDSKLLVSASQDGKLIVWDTYTTNKVHAIPLRSSWVMTCAYAPSGNFVACGGLDNMCSIYSLKSREGNVKVSRELSAHTGYLSCCRFLDDNNIVTSSGDTTCALWDIETGQQKTVFVGHTGDCMSLAVSPDFRLFISGACDASAKLWDVREGTCRQTFTGHESDINAICFFPNGEAICTGSDDASCRLFDLRADQELTTYAHESIICGITSVAFSLSGRLLFAGYDDFNCNVWDSMKCERVGILSGHDNRVSCLGVTADGMAVATGSWDSFLKIWN; encoded by the exons ATGTGGCCTGGTGCGGGTCCCCCTACACACACCCTGTGTCCCCGGCAGGAGACTAAGGAGCCACCCCTCAAGCCGTCCACCATGGGGGAGATGGAACAGTTGCGGCAGGAAGCGGAGCAGCTCAAGAAGCAGATCGCA GATGCCAGGAAAGCCTGTGCCGACACTACCCTGGCAGAG CTGGTGTCTGGCCTCGAAGTCGTGGGACGCGTGCAGATGCGGACACGGCGGACCTTAAGGGGACACCTGGCCAAGATCTACGCCATGCACTGGGCCACCGACTCTAA GCTGTTGGTAAGCGCCTCGCAAGATGGAAAGCTGATCGTGTGGGACACATACACCACCAACAAG GTCCACGCCATCCCGCTGCGCTCCTCCTGGGTCATGACCTGTGCCTACGCCCCGTCAGGGAACTTCGTGGCCTGTGGGGGGCTGGACAACATGTGTTCCATCTACAGCCTCAAATCCCGGGAGGGCAACGTCAAGGTCAGCCGGGAGCTGTCGGCTCACACAG GTTATCTCTCCTGCTGCCGTTTCCTGGACGACAACAACATCGTGACCAGCTCCGGGGACACCACGTG TGCCCTGTGGGACATCGAGACTGGGCAGCAGAAGACTGTGTTTGTGGGGCACACGGGGGACTGCATGAGCCTGGCCGTgtcccctgacttcagactcttcATCTCGGGGGCCTGTGATGCCAGCGCCAAGCTCTGGGACGTGCGGGAGGGGACCTGCCGGCAGACTTTCACTGGCCACGAGTCGGACATCAACGCTATCTGC TTCTTCCCCAATGGAGAGGCCATCTGCACGGGCTCAGACGATGCCTCCTGCCGCCTGTTTGACTTGCGGGCCGACCAGGAGCTGACCACCTACGCCCACGAGAGCATCATCTGCGGCATCACGTCTGTGGCCTTCTCGCTCAGCGGCCGCCTGCTCTTCGCGGGCTACGACGACTTCAACTGCAATGTGTGGGACTCCATGAAGTGCGAGCGCGTGG GCATCCTCTCTGGCCATGACAACAGGGTCAGCTGCCTGGGGGTCACAGCTGATGGGATGGCTGTGGCCACCGGTTCCTGGGACAGCTTCCTCAAAATCTGGAACTGA
- the GNB3 gene encoding guanine nucleotide-binding protein G(I)/G(S)/G(T) subunit beta-3 isoform X3 → MGEMEQLRQEAEQLKKQIADARKACADTTLAELVSGLEVVGRVQMRTRRTLRGHLAKIYAMHWATDSKLLVSASQDGKLIVWDTYTTNKVHAIPLRSSWVMTCAYAPSGNFVACGGLDNMCSIYSLKSREGNVKVSRELSAHTGYLSCCRFLDDNNIVTSSGDTTCALWDIETGQQKTVFVGHTGDCMSLAVSPDFRLFISGACDASAKLWDVREGTCRQTFTGHESDINAICFFPNGEAICTGSDDASCRLFDLRADQELTTYAHESIICGITSVAFSLSGRLLFAGYDDFNCNVWDSMKCERVGILSGHDNRVSCLGVTADGMAVATGSWDSFLKIWN, encoded by the exons ATGGGGGAGATGGAACAGTTGCGGCAGGAAGCGGAGCAGCTCAAGAAGCAGATCGCA GATGCCAGGAAAGCCTGTGCCGACACTACCCTGGCAGAG CTGGTGTCTGGCCTCGAAGTCGTGGGACGCGTGCAGATGCGGACACGGCGGACCTTAAGGGGACACCTGGCCAAGATCTACGCCATGCACTGGGCCACCGACTCTAA GCTGTTGGTAAGCGCCTCGCAAGATGGAAAGCTGATCGTGTGGGACACATACACCACCAACAAG GTCCACGCCATCCCGCTGCGCTCCTCCTGGGTCATGACCTGTGCCTACGCCCCGTCAGGGAACTTCGTGGCCTGTGGGGGGCTGGACAACATGTGTTCCATCTACAGCCTCAAATCCCGGGAGGGCAACGTCAAGGTCAGCCGGGAGCTGTCGGCTCACACAG GTTATCTCTCCTGCTGCCGTTTCCTGGACGACAACAACATCGTGACCAGCTCCGGGGACACCACGTG TGCCCTGTGGGACATCGAGACTGGGCAGCAGAAGACTGTGTTTGTGGGGCACACGGGGGACTGCATGAGCCTGGCCGTgtcccctgacttcagactcttcATCTCGGGGGCCTGTGATGCCAGCGCCAAGCTCTGGGACGTGCGGGAGGGGACCTGCCGGCAGACTTTCACTGGCCACGAGTCGGACATCAACGCTATCTGC TTCTTCCCCAATGGAGAGGCCATCTGCACGGGCTCAGACGATGCCTCCTGCCGCCTGTTTGACTTGCGGGCCGACCAGGAGCTGACCACCTACGCCCACGAGAGCATCATCTGCGGCATCACGTCTGTGGCCTTCTCGCTCAGCGGCCGCCTGCTCTTCGCGGGCTACGACGACTTCAACTGCAATGTGTGGGACTCCATGAAGTGCGAGCGCGTGG GCATCCTCTCTGGCCATGACAACAGGGTCAGCTGCCTGGGGGTCACAGCTGATGGGATGGCTGTGGCCACCGGTTCCTGGGACAGCTTCCTCAAAATCTGGAACTGA
- the GNB3 gene encoding guanine nucleotide-binding protein G(I)/G(S)/G(T) subunit beta-3 isoform X2, which translates to MYPPPLKTLEPQTHPPRHPRTHPAPTHAHVCFPPQDARKACADTTLAELVSGLEVVGRVQMRTRRTLRGHLAKIYAMHWATDSKLLVSASQDGKLIVWDTYTTNKVHAIPLRSSWVMTCAYAPSGNFVACGGLDNMCSIYSLKSREGNVKVSRELSAHTGYLSCCRFLDDNNIVTSSGDTTCALWDIETGQQKTVFVGHTGDCMSLAVSPDFRLFISGACDASAKLWDVREGTCRQTFTGHESDINAICFFPNGEAICTGSDDASCRLFDLRADQELTTYAHESIICGITSVAFSLSGRLLFAGYDDFNCNVWDSMKCERVGILSGHDNRVSCLGVTADGMAVATGSWDSFLKIWN; encoded by the exons ATGTACCCCCCACCCCTCAAAACCCTAGAGCCACAAACCCACCCACCTAGACACCCGCGCACACACCCTGCCCCTACCCACGCCCATGTCTGCTTTCCCCCTCAGGATGCCAGGAAAGCCTGTGCCGACACTACCCTGGCAGAG CTGGTGTCTGGCCTCGAAGTCGTGGGACGCGTGCAGATGCGGACACGGCGGACCTTAAGGGGACACCTGGCCAAGATCTACGCCATGCACTGGGCCACCGACTCTAA GCTGTTGGTAAGCGCCTCGCAAGATGGAAAGCTGATCGTGTGGGACACATACACCACCAACAAG GTCCACGCCATCCCGCTGCGCTCCTCCTGGGTCATGACCTGTGCCTACGCCCCGTCAGGGAACTTCGTGGCCTGTGGGGGGCTGGACAACATGTGTTCCATCTACAGCCTCAAATCCCGGGAGGGCAACGTCAAGGTCAGCCGGGAGCTGTCGGCTCACACAG GTTATCTCTCCTGCTGCCGTTTCCTGGACGACAACAACATCGTGACCAGCTCCGGGGACACCACGTG TGCCCTGTGGGACATCGAGACTGGGCAGCAGAAGACTGTGTTTGTGGGGCACACGGGGGACTGCATGAGCCTGGCCGTgtcccctgacttcagactcttcATCTCGGGGGCCTGTGATGCCAGCGCCAAGCTCTGGGACGTGCGGGAGGGGACCTGCCGGCAGACTTTCACTGGCCACGAGTCGGACATCAACGCTATCTGC TTCTTCCCCAATGGAGAGGCCATCTGCACGGGCTCAGACGATGCCTCCTGCCGCCTGTTTGACTTGCGGGCCGACCAGGAGCTGACCACCTACGCCCACGAGAGCATCATCTGCGGCATCACGTCTGTGGCCTTCTCGCTCAGCGGCCGCCTGCTCTTCGCGGGCTACGACGACTTCAACTGCAATGTGTGGGACTCCATGAAGTGCGAGCGCGTGG GCATCCTCTCTGGCCATGACAACAGGGTCAGCTGCCTGGGGGTCACAGCTGATGGGATGGCTGTGGCCACCGGTTCCTGGGACAGCTTCCTCAAAATCTGGAACTGA